A region of Microbacterium suwonense DNA encodes the following proteins:
- a CDS encoding agmatinase family protein, whose protein sequence is MTLPHDERWPRAGSWPARTAGERTDAVLLGVPTWRTSISATGAHATPAAIRDALPRYSTTLMGPPAVDLNEVLRIADAGDVHEPDGDEGTERAVQRVRELAEEARLVIALGGDNSLTYPVARGAGADGLITIDAHFDLRDGVSNGSPVRRLVQDAPDGERIDPQRIVQIGIADFANSAAYARRAADWGVRVITLDEVRRRGIAEVAAEALRVAGVGSRIHLDIDVDAADRAAVPGCPASVPGGFAAWELRALVRALAADARIVSADIAEVDATADAEDGRTVRLAALCVLELLAGLSAR, encoded by the coding sequence ATGACACTGCCGCACGACGAGCGCTGGCCGCGAGCCGGCTCCTGGCCCGCGCGCACCGCAGGGGAGAGGACGGATGCCGTGCTGCTGGGCGTTCCCACCTGGCGCACCTCGATCTCGGCCACCGGGGCCCACGCGACGCCGGCGGCGATCCGCGACGCCCTCCCGCGATACAGCACTACGCTCATGGGGCCGCCCGCCGTCGACCTGAACGAGGTGCTGCGCATCGCCGACGCCGGCGACGTCCACGAACCCGATGGCGACGAGGGCACCGAGCGCGCGGTGCAGCGGGTGCGGGAACTGGCTGAGGAGGCGCGCCTGGTGATCGCACTCGGCGGAGACAACTCGCTCACCTATCCGGTGGCCCGCGGTGCCGGCGCCGACGGGCTGATCACGATCGACGCGCACTTCGACCTGCGCGACGGCGTCTCCAACGGCTCGCCCGTGCGGCGCCTCGTGCAGGACGCCCCGGACGGTGAGCGCATCGACCCGCAGCGCATCGTGCAGATCGGCATCGCCGACTTCGCCAACTCCGCCGCCTACGCCCGGCGCGCCGCCGACTGGGGCGTTCGGGTGATCACCCTCGACGAGGTGCGTCGGCGCGGCATCGCCGAGGTTGCAGCCGAAGCACTGCGGGTTGCCGGCGTCGGCTCCCGCATCCATCTCGATATCGACGTCGACGCTGCCGATCGCGCCGCCGTGCCGGGGTGTCCGGCCAGCGTGCCGGGCGGCTTCGCCGCGTGGGAGCTGCGCGCCCTCGTGCGTGCGCTCGCCGCCGACGCGCGGATCGTCAGCGCGGACATCGCCGAGGTCGATGCGACGGCGGATGCCGAGGACGGCCGAACCGTGCGCCTGGCCGCGCTATGCGTACTGGAGCTGCTGGCGGGGCTTTCCGCGCGCTGA
- a CDS encoding SDR family oxidoreductase yields the protein MARILIVGGHGKVALLLAPLLAARGDEVTSVIRNPAHADEVRGTGAEPVMFDIERESRESFAALIAGHDGVVWSAGAGGGSPERTRAVDFEAAVRSMDAAKDAGVRRYVMVSYFDSSPQHGIPASDPFHAYAEAKAAADEYLRATSLDWTVLGPSRLTLGEGTGRIDVTASNSGEVSRANVAMVAAQALAEPATVGQTIRFNDGDQPIAEALAG from the coding sequence ATGGCACGGATTCTGATCGTCGGCGGCCACGGCAAGGTCGCACTGCTGCTCGCCCCGCTTCTCGCCGCCCGCGGCGACGAGGTCACCTCTGTCATCCGCAATCCCGCCCACGCCGATGAGGTGCGCGGCACCGGCGCGGAGCCCGTGATGTTCGACATCGAGCGCGAGAGCCGCGAGAGCTTCGCCGCGCTCATCGCCGGGCACGACGGCGTGGTCTGGTCGGCCGGTGCCGGCGGCGGCTCTCCGGAACGCACGCGCGCGGTCGACTTCGAGGCCGCCGTGCGCTCCATGGACGCTGCGAAGGATGCCGGCGTGCGCCGCTACGTGATGGTCTCGTACTTCGATTCCTCGCCGCAGCACGGCATCCCCGCATCGGATCCGTTCCATGCCTATGCCGAGGCGAAGGCCGCTGCCGACGAGTATCTGCGTGCCACCTCCCTGGACTGGACGGTTCTCGGACCCAGCCGCCTCACGCTCGGTGAGGGCACCGGACGCATCGACGTCACGGCTTCGAACTCGGGTGAGGTGTCCCGCGCGAACGTGGCGATGGTCGCCGCTCAGGCTCTTGCGGAACCCGCGACCGTCGGGCAGACGATCCGCTTCAACGACGGGGATCAGCCGATCGCTGAAGCATTGGCAGGCTGA
- the hutI gene encoding imidazolonepropionase, with protein MRTLITNIGELTTNAPDVLHDAAVLIDHGRIEWVGPASDPSIWRKGTEMGVETVHECHRDGPGTRVVDAAGRAVIPGFVDSHSHLVFGGDRAAEFEARMAGQKYAAGGIRSTVAATRTATDDELRANVRRLLDEMLAQGTTTVEIKSGYGLDVDTEARLVRLAAEVTDEVTFLGAHVVPAEYEDRADAYVDLVIGEMLDACAPHAKWIDVFCESGAFTEPQSRRVLEAGIARGLQPRMHASQLGPGGGVQLAIELGAASVDHGTYLTDADVTALAASDTVLTLLPGVEFSTRQPYPDARRLVDAGVTVALACDTNPGSSFTSSMPFCVAVAVRDMGMTPAEAVRAATLGGAQALRRSDIGVIAPGKRADLVLLDAPSRVHLAYRPGVPLVRQVWKDGIAVC; from the coding sequence ATGCGCACCCTGATCACCAACATCGGCGAGCTCACGACCAACGCCCCCGACGTCCTGCACGATGCGGCCGTGCTCATCGACCACGGCCGGATCGAGTGGGTCGGCCCGGCATCCGACCCGTCTATATGGCGCAAAGGTACGGAAATGGGTGTGGAAACCGTGCACGAGTGCCACAGAGACGGGCCTGGGACGCGGGTCGTCGACGCTGCGGGTCGCGCGGTGATCCCCGGCTTCGTCGACAGCCACAGCCACCTCGTGTTCGGCGGCGATCGGGCCGCGGAATTCGAGGCGCGCATGGCCGGGCAGAAGTATGCCGCCGGCGGCATCCGCTCCACCGTCGCCGCCACCCGCACCGCCACCGACGACGAGCTGCGCGCCAACGTGCGCCGGCTCCTCGACGAGATGCTTGCCCAGGGCACCACGACCGTGGAGATCAAGAGCGGCTACGGGCTGGACGTCGACACCGAAGCCCGGCTCGTGCGGCTGGCGGCGGAGGTCACAGACGAGGTCACCTTCCTCGGCGCGCACGTGGTGCCGGCCGAGTACGAGGACCGCGCTGACGCCTACGTCGATCTGGTGATCGGCGAGATGCTCGACGCCTGCGCGCCGCACGCGAAATGGATCGACGTGTTCTGCGAGAGCGGCGCCTTCACCGAGCCGCAGTCCCGGCGTGTGCTCGAGGCGGGCATCGCGCGGGGCCTGCAGCCGCGCATGCACGCCAGCCAGCTCGGCCCCGGCGGGGGTGTTCAGCTCGCGATCGAATTGGGCGCGGCATCCGTCGACCACGGCACCTACCTGACTGACGCGGATGTGACTGCGCTCGCCGCCTCCGACACCGTGCTCACGCTGCTGCCCGGTGTGGAGTTCTCCACCCGGCAGCCGTATCCGGACGCGCGCCGGCTCGTCGACGCGGGCGTGACCGTCGCGCTCGCCTGCGATACGAACCCCGGATCGAGCTTCACCTCGTCGATGCCGTTCTGCGTCGCTGTCGCCGTGCGCGACATGGGCATGACACCCGCCGAGGCGGTGCGGGCGGCCACCCTCGGCGGTGCGCAGGCGCTGCGCCGCTCCGACATCGGCGTGATCGCGCCCGGCAAGCGCGCCGACCTGGTGCTGCTGGATGCTCCGAGCCGGGTGCACCTGGCCTACCGGCCGGGAGTGCCGCTGGTGCGGCAGGTGTGGAAGGACGGCATCGCGGTCTGCTGA